Proteins co-encoded in one Dyella japonica A8 genomic window:
- a CDS encoding long-chain-fatty-acid--CoA ligase, translating into MSIERPWLAHYPEGVPPQIDVNQYASVAAVVEEAFERFRHRPAFTSFGKILSYGQVDELSRQFAGYLTGTLKLSKGDRIAIMMPNVLQYPIALFGALRAGLVVVNTNPMYTARELKHQLEDSGAKAIVVLDNFASTLQQVVADTHVEHIITTGIGDLLGAKGVLINFVLKHVKKMVPAYSLPTAVRFADALSQGAPHPLPKVQLGHDDLAFLQYTGGTTGVAKGAMLSHGNMVANMMQAGAWIGKNVKPGEEVIITALPLYHIFSLTANGLVFMRLGGLNWLITNPRDMPAFVKELKKSKFTALTGVNTLFNGLLNTPGFADVDFSRLHLTLGGGMAVQRAVAERWKKVTGCTLAEAYGLTETSPAACINPLDLKDYNGSIGLPIPSTDVAIWSEDNQPLPIGEVGELMVSGPQVMKGYWQRPDETAKVLGPDGWLHTGDVARMDESGYVYIVDRKKDMILVSGFNVYPNEVEDVVMQHPGVAEVAAVGVPDEHSGEVVKLFVVRKDPKLTVEELKKFCHDNLTGYKRPKIIEFRDSLPKSNVGKILRRELRDEKKTAAAS; encoded by the coding sequence ATGAGCATTGAGCGTCCGTGGCTGGCCCATTACCCGGAAGGCGTTCCCCCGCAGATCGACGTCAACCAGTACGCCTCGGTCGCAGCGGTCGTGGAAGAAGCCTTCGAACGCTTCCGCCACCGCCCCGCGTTCACTAGCTTCGGCAAGATTCTCAGCTACGGCCAGGTCGATGAGCTGAGCCGTCAGTTCGCCGGCTACCTCACCGGCACGCTCAAGCTGAGCAAGGGCGACCGCATCGCGATCATGATGCCCAACGTGCTCCAGTACCCCATCGCCCTGTTCGGCGCGCTGCGCGCCGGTCTGGTGGTGGTGAACACCAACCCGATGTACACCGCGCGCGAACTCAAGCACCAGCTTGAGGACTCCGGCGCCAAGGCCATCGTGGTGCTCGACAATTTCGCCTCGACGCTGCAACAGGTGGTGGCGGACACCCACGTCGAGCACATCATCACCACCGGCATCGGCGACCTGCTGGGCGCCAAGGGCGTGCTGATCAACTTCGTGCTCAAGCACGTCAAGAAGATGGTGCCAGCCTATAGCTTGCCGACCGCCGTGCGCTTTGCCGACGCCCTGTCGCAAGGTGCCCCGCACCCGCTGCCGAAGGTGCAGTTGGGTCACGACGACCTCGCCTTCCTGCAGTACACCGGCGGCACCACCGGCGTGGCCAAGGGCGCGATGCTGTCGCACGGCAACATGGTCGCCAACATGATGCAGGCCGGCGCCTGGATCGGCAAAAACGTGAAGCCGGGCGAAGAGGTCATCATCACCGCCCTGCCGCTGTACCACATCTTCTCGCTCACGGCGAACGGCCTGGTGTTCATGCGCCTGGGTGGCCTGAACTGGCTGATCACCAACCCGCGCGACATGCCCGCCTTCGTCAAGGAGCTGAAGAAGTCGAAGTTCACCGCACTCACCGGCGTCAACACGCTGTTCAACGGCCTGCTCAACACGCCCGGTTTCGCCGACGTGGATTTCTCGCGCCTGCATCTCACCCTGGGCGGTGGCATGGCGGTGCAGCGCGCCGTCGCGGAGCGCTGGAAGAAGGTCACCGGCTGCACGCTGGCCGAAGCCTATGGCCTCACCGAAACCTCGCCGGCCGCCTGCATCAATCCGCTGGACCTGAAGGATTACAACGGCTCCATCGGCCTGCCGATTCCTTCCACCGATGTCGCCATCTGGTCGGAAGACAACCAGCCGTTGCCTATCGGCGAGGTGGGTGAGCTGATGGTGAGCGGCCCGCAGGTGATGAAGGGTTACTGGCAGCGTCCCGATGAAACCGCCAAGGTGCTGGGCCCCGATGGCTGGCTGCACACCGGCGACGTCGCCCGCATGGACGAGAGCGGCTACGTCTACATCGTCGACCGCAAGAAGGACATGATCCTGGTGTCCGGCTTCAACGTGTATCCCAATGAAGTCGAAGACGTGGTCATGCAGCACCCCGGCGTCGCCGAGGTCGCGGCCGTCGGCGTGCCGGACGAGCATTCCGGTGAAGTGGTGAAGCTGTTCGTGGTGCGCAAGGATCCCAAGCTCACAGTGGAAGAGCTCAAGAAGTTCTGCCACGACAACCTCACCGGCTACAAGCGCCCGAAGATCATCGAGTTCCGCGATTCGCTGCCCAAGAGCAACGTGGGCAAGATCCTCCGCCGCGAGCTGCGCGACGAGAAGAAGACCGCAGCGGCGAGCTGA
- a CDS encoding bifunctional aconitate hydratase 2/2-methylisocitrate dehydratase, giving the protein MLNAYRQHVAERAALGIPPLPLSAQQTADLIELLKNPPAGEEAFLVDLITNRVPAGVDDAAKVKASYLAAVAFGTEKSALISREKATELLGTMLGGYNIHPLIELLDDAQIGTVAANALKHTLLMFDAFHDVKEKADKGNANAKAVLQSWADAEWFTSKPEVPASLTVTVFKVPGETNTDDLSPAPDATTRPDIPMHALAMLKNKRDGAPFQPEEDGKRGPIQLIQDLTKQGHLVAYVGDVVGTGSSRKSATNSVLWWTGEDIPFIPNKRFGGVCLGSKIAPIFYNTMEDAGALPIELDVSKMEMGDVVELRPYEGKALKNGEVIAEFQVKSDVLFDEVRAGGRIPLIIGRGLTAKAREALGLPVSTLFRLPQQPVDTGKGFTLAQKMVGRAVGLPEGQGVRPGTYCEPKMTSVGSQDTTGPMTRDELKDLACLGFSADLVMQSFCHTAAYPKPVDVKTHHTLPEFISTRGGISLRPGDGVIHSWLNRMLLPDTVGTGGDSHTRFPIGISFPAGSGLVAFAAATGVMPLDMPESVLVRFKGELQPGVTLRDLVNAIPLYAIKQGLLTVAKQGKKNIFSGRILEIEGLPNLKVEQAFELSDASAERSAAGCTVHLDKAPIIEYMTSNITLLKVMIAQGYKDPRSLQRRIKAMEAWLANPQLLERDADAEYAAVIEIDLADVHEPIVACPNDPDDVKTLTDVAGAKIDEVFIGSCMTNIGHFRAASKLLEGKRDIPTRLWVAPPTKMDQEQLTEEGHYGVLGTAGARMEMPGCSLCMGNQAQVREGATVFSTSTRNFPNRLGKNSNVYLGSAELAAICSRLGKIPSKAEYMADIGVINANGEKIYKYMNFDKIADYQDVANTVSA; this is encoded by the coding sequence ATGCTTAACGCCTACCGCCAACATGTTGCCGAGCGCGCCGCGCTGGGTATTCCGCCGCTGCCGCTGTCGGCCCAGCAGACCGCCGACCTGATCGAGCTGCTGAAGAACCCGCCCGCCGGTGAGGAAGCCTTCCTGGTCGACCTGATCACCAACCGCGTGCCGGCCGGCGTGGACGACGCGGCCAAGGTCAAGGCGTCCTACCTGGCGGCCGTGGCGTTCGGCACCGAGAAGAGCGCGCTGATCTCGCGCGAGAAGGCCACCGAACTGCTCGGCACCATGTTGGGCGGTTACAACATCCATCCGCTGATCGAGCTGCTCGACGACGCTCAGATCGGCACCGTCGCCGCCAACGCGCTCAAGCACACCCTGCTGATGTTCGACGCCTTCCATGACGTGAAGGAAAAGGCCGACAAGGGCAACGCCAACGCCAAGGCTGTGCTGCAGAGCTGGGCCGACGCCGAGTGGTTCACCAGCAAGCCGGAAGTGCCGGCAAGCCTGACCGTCACCGTGTTCAAGGTGCCGGGCGAAACCAACACCGACGACCTGTCGCCGGCCCCGGACGCCACCACGCGCCCGGACATCCCGATGCACGCGCTGGCCATGCTGAAGAACAAGCGCGACGGCGCGCCGTTCCAGCCGGAAGAAGACGGCAAGCGCGGTCCGATCCAGCTGATCCAGGACCTGACCAAGCAGGGTCACCTGGTGGCCTATGTGGGTGACGTGGTCGGCACCGGCTCCAGCCGCAAGTCCGCCACCAACTCCGTGCTGTGGTGGACCGGCGAAGACATCCCGTTCATCCCGAACAAGCGCTTCGGCGGTGTGTGCCTGGGCAGCAAGATCGCCCCGATCTTCTACAACACCATGGAAGACGCTGGCGCGCTGCCGATCGAACTGGACGTCTCCAAGATGGAGATGGGCGACGTGGTCGAACTGCGCCCCTATGAAGGCAAGGCGCTGAAGAACGGCGAAGTGATCGCCGAGTTCCAGGTGAAGTCCGATGTGCTGTTCGACGAAGTGCGCGCCGGTGGCCGCATTCCGCTGATCATCGGCCGTGGCCTTACCGCCAAGGCGCGCGAAGCGCTGGGCCTGCCGGTCTCCACGCTGTTCCGCCTGCCGCAGCAGCCGGTCGACACCGGCAAGGGCTTCACGCTGGCGCAGAAGATGGTCGGCCGCGCCGTCGGCCTGCCGGAAGGCCAGGGCGTCCGTCCGGGCACCTACTGCGAGCCGAAGATGACCTCGGTGGGTTCGCAGGACACCACCGGCCCGATGACCCGCGACGAGCTGAAGGACCTGGCCTGCCTGGGCTTCTCGGCCGACCTGGTGATGCAGTCGTTCTGCCACACCGCCGCCTATCCGAAGCCGGTGGACGTGAAGACCCACCACACGCTGCCGGAATTCATCAGCACCCGTGGTGGCATCTCGCTGCGCCCGGGCGACGGCGTGATCCATTCCTGGCTCAACCGCATGCTGCTGCCCGACACCGTCGGCACCGGCGGCGACAGCCACACGCGCTTCCCCATCGGTATTTCGTTCCCGGCCGGCTCGGGCCTGGTGGCCTTCGCCGCCGCCACGGGCGTGATGCCGCTGGACATGCCCGAATCCGTGCTGGTGCGCTTCAAGGGCGAGCTGCAGCCGGGCGTCACCCTGCGTGACCTGGTCAACGCCATCCCGCTGTACGCCATCAAGCAGGGTCTGCTGACCGTTGCCAAGCAGGGCAAGAAGAACATCTTCTCCGGCCGCATCCTGGAAATCGAAGGTTTGCCGAACCTCAAGGTGGAGCAGGCGTTCGAGCTGTCCGATGCCTCGGCCGAGCGTTCCGCCGCTGGTTGCACGGTGCACCTCGACAAGGCGCCGATCATTGAATACATGACCAGCAACATCACGCTGCTGAAGGTCATGATCGCCCAGGGTTACAAGGACCCGCGCAGCCTGCAGCGCCGCATCAAGGCGATGGAAGCCTGGCTCGCCAATCCGCAGCTGCTGGAGCGCGATGCGGATGCCGAATACGCCGCGGTCATCGAGATCGACCTGGCCGACGTGCACGAGCCCATCGTGGCTTGCCCGAACGATCCGGACGACGTGAAGACGCTGACCGACGTGGCTGGCGCCAAGATCGACGAAGTGTTCATCGGTTCGTGCATGACCAACATCGGCCACTTCCGTGCAGCTTCCAAGCTGCTGGAAGGCAAGCGCGACATCCCGACCCGTCTGTGGGTGGCTCCGCCGACCAAGATGGATCAGGAGCAGCTGACCGAGGAAGGCCACTACGGCGTGCTCGGCACCGCTGGCGCCCGCATGGAAATGCCGGGTTGCTCGCTGTGCATGGGCAACCAGGCGCAGGTGCGCGAGGGTGCCACGGTGTTCTCCACCTCCACCCGCAACTTCCCCAACCGCCTGGGCAAGAACTCCAACGTGTACCTGGGTTCGGCCGAACTGGCCGCGATCTGCTCGCGTCTGGGCAAGATCCCGAGCAAGGCGGAGTACATGGCGGACATCGGCGTGATCAACGCCAATGGCGAGAAGATCTACAAGTACATGAACTTCGACAAGATCGCCGACTACCAGGACGTGGCCAATACGGTCAGCGCCTGA
- a CDS encoding segregation and condensation protein A: MSTEPVEPQAVTAPQDAFASVPQQQEMPLAIVRGEPLLQMPQDLYIPPDALEVILESFEGPLDLLLYLIRRQNLDILDIPVAEITRQYMDYIEMMRDVMRLELAAEYLLMAAILGEIKSRLLLPRPPAEEGVEEDPRADLIRRLQEYERFKKAAEDIDALPRMERDFAPAHAETGERNVIKLPPPLDLKELLLALKDVMRRAELFGHHAIKREALSVRQRMGELLGRLTSDRTFQRFETLFDVTEGRLGVVVTFLSVLELAKEMLVEIVQEEPLGPIYVRAKVTSAEEAAEDLFADDEPATAAE; encoded by the coding sequence ATGAGCACTGAGCCAGTCGAGCCTCAGGCGGTCACCGCACCGCAGGACGCGTTTGCGTCGGTACCTCAACAGCAGGAAATGCCGCTGGCCATCGTGCGCGGCGAACCGCTGTTGCAGATGCCGCAGGACCTGTACATCCCGCCGGACGCGCTCGAGGTCATCCTCGAATCGTTCGAAGGGCCGCTCGACCTGCTGCTGTACCTGATCCGTCGGCAGAACCTGGACATCCTGGACATCCCTGTCGCCGAGATCACCCGGCAGTACATGGATTACATCGAAATGATGCGCGACGTGATGCGCCTGGAGCTGGCCGCCGAATACCTGCTGATGGCGGCCATCCTCGGCGAGATCAAATCGCGCTTGCTGCTGCCCCGGCCACCGGCTGAGGAAGGTGTGGAAGAAGACCCCCGCGCCGACCTGATCCGTCGCCTGCAGGAGTACGAACGCTTCAAGAAGGCCGCGGAGGATATCGACGCCCTGCCCCGCATGGAGCGCGATTTCGCCCCCGCCCACGCCGAAACGGGCGAGCGCAACGTGATCAAGCTGCCGCCGCCGCTCGATCTGAAAGAGCTGCTGCTGGCCCTGAAGGACGTGATGCGCCGGGCCGAGCTGTTCGGTCATCACGCCATCAAGCGCGAGGCGCTGAGTGTTCGACAGCGTATGGGCGAACTGCTGGGCCGCCTGACCAGCGACCGGACGTTCCAGCGCTTCGAAACGCTGTTCGACGTCACCGAAGGTCGCCTGGGCGTGGTCGTCACCTTCTTGTCCGTGCTTGAGCTGGCCAAGGAAATGCTGGTGGAGATCGTGCAGGAAGAACCACTGGGACCGATTTACGTCAGGGCGAAGGTAACGAGCGCTGAAGAGGCCGCCGAAGACCTGTTCGCCGACGACGAGCCGGCCACCGCTGCCGAATAA
- a CDS encoding PilZ domain-containing protein translates to MSKAEDKARSRSDSEQLRPARMRIETTVLMSRGDESHPTELVDISATGVLLRRPLGWHGEQGQSWILDMIFGHDLHIHLEAQVARISDRHLGFAYTRIPEDKQVPLWNLLGGYADILEMWHD, encoded by the coding sequence ATGAGCAAGGCGGAAGACAAAGCCAGGAGCCGCTCCGATTCGGAGCAGTTGCGCCCCGCGCGCATGCGGATCGAAACCACAGTGCTGATGAGCCGTGGCGACGAATCGCACCCTACCGAGCTGGTGGATATTTCCGCGACTGGCGTACTGCTGCGCCGCCCGTTGGGCTGGCATGGCGAGCAGGGGCAGAGCTGGATCCTCGACATGATCTTCGGGCACGACCTGCACATTCATCTGGAGGCGCAGGTGGCGCGGATCTCCGACCGTCACCTCGGGTTTGCCTATACGCGCATTCCCGAGGACAAGCAGGTGCCGTTGTGGAACCTGTTGGGCGGTTATGCGGACATCCTGGAGATGTGGCACGACTGA
- the acnA gene encoding aconitate hydratase AcnA: MLDSFATRDTLTVNGSQYQIASLTKLGQRFDLKTLPFSLKILLENLLRHEDGVNVTAKEIEAVANWNAKAEPDTEIAFMPARVVLQDFTGVPCVVDLAAMRDAVVKLGGDAKQINPLAPAELVIDHSVQVDVYGSESALEKNVEIEFQRNQERYAFLRWGQKAFDNFKVVPPRTGIVHQVNLEHLARVVFTAQKDGARWAYPDTVFGTDSHTTMINGIGVLGWGVGGIEAEAAMLGQPSSMLIPQVVGFKLKGKLSEGVTATDLVLTVTQMLRKLGVVGKFVEFFGSGLKHLALADRATIGNMAPEYGATCGIFPIDQEALNYLHLSGRSEEQIRLVEAYAKAQGLWHDENAAEPRFTTTLELDLADVKPSLAGPKRPQDRVLLEGVQKSFQDAVGPLTANRRPRSEDASAFIAEGGSAAIGNPANDITDTGVRVEKDGASFKLGDGAVVIAAITSCTNTSNPSVMLGAGLVAKKAAAKGLKAQPWVKTSIGPGSKVVTDYLEKTGLLKELEKVGFFIVGYGCTTCIGNSGPLPPEISKGIAEGDLAVASVLSGNRNFEGRVHPEVKMNYLASPPLVVAYALAGTLDVDLSKDPLGTGSDGKPVYLKDIWPTNQEISDVVGSALNPEMFEKSYADVFKGDTRWNHIASPDGDVYKWDDSTYIKNPPYFEGMSKEPGTIEDVHGARVLGLFGDSITTDHISPAGSIKKDSPAGRFLIAKGVDPKDFNSYGSRRGNDDVMVRGTFANIRIKNLMLDGVEGGYTLYVPSGEQMAIYDAAMKYKADKTPLVVLAGKEYGTGSSRDWAAKGTLLLGVKAVIAESFERIHRSNLVGMGVLPLQFEDGQNAQSLGLTGKETFDITGLDGGESKTAKVTATGADGKKKEFTVKVLLLTPKEREFFRHGGILQYVLRQLAGKNAT; encoded by the coding sequence ATGCTGGATTCATTCGCCACCCGCGACACCCTCACTGTCAACGGCAGCCAGTACCAGATCGCCAGCCTGACCAAGCTCGGCCAGCGCTTTGACCTCAAGACCCTGCCCTTTTCGCTGAAGATCCTGCTGGAGAACCTGTTGCGCCACGAGGACGGCGTCAACGTCACGGCCAAGGAGATCGAGGCCGTGGCCAACTGGAACGCCAAGGCCGAGCCTGACACCGAAATCGCCTTCATGCCCGCCCGCGTGGTGCTGCAGGACTTCACCGGCGTGCCTTGCGTGGTGGACCTGGCCGCCATGCGCGACGCGGTGGTGAAACTGGGCGGCGATGCCAAGCAGATCAATCCCTTGGCGCCGGCGGAACTGGTGATCGACCACTCCGTGCAGGTCGACGTGTACGGCTCCGAGTCCGCGCTGGAGAAGAACGTCGAGATCGAGTTTCAGCGCAACCAGGAGCGCTACGCCTTCCTGCGCTGGGGCCAGAAGGCGTTCGACAACTTCAAGGTGGTGCCGCCGCGCACCGGCATCGTGCACCAGGTGAACCTGGAGCATCTGGCCCGCGTGGTGTTCACCGCCCAGAAGGACGGCGCGCGGTGGGCCTATCCGGACACCGTGTTTGGCACCGACTCGCACACCACCATGATCAACGGCATCGGCGTGCTGGGCTGGGGCGTGGGCGGTATCGAGGCGGAAGCGGCCATGCTAGGCCAGCCCTCGTCCATGCTGATTCCGCAAGTGGTGGGCTTCAAGCTGAAGGGCAAGCTGTCCGAAGGCGTCACCGCGACGGACCTCGTACTCACCGTCACCCAGATGCTGCGCAAGCTCGGCGTGGTGGGCAAGTTCGTGGAGTTCTTCGGCAGCGGCCTGAAGCACCTCGCCCTGGCCGACCGCGCCACCATCGGCAATATGGCCCCGGAATACGGCGCCACCTGCGGCATCTTCCCGATCGACCAGGAAGCGCTGAACTACCTGCACCTGTCGGGCCGCAGCGAGGAGCAGATCCGGCTGGTCGAGGCCTATGCCAAGGCCCAGGGCCTGTGGCATGACGAAAACGCGGCGGAACCGCGCTTCACCACCACCCTGGAACTGGACCTGGCCGACGTGAAGCCCTCGCTGGCCGGCCCCAAGCGCCCGCAGGACCGCGTGTTGCTGGAAGGCGTGCAGAAGAGCTTCCAGGATGCCGTTGGCCCGCTCACCGCGAACCGCCGTCCGCGTTCTGAGGACGCCTCGGCTTTCATCGCCGAAGGTGGCTCCGCAGCCATCGGCAATCCAGCCAACGACATCACCGATACCGGGGTGCGCGTGGAGAAGGACGGTGCATCCTTCAAGCTCGGCGACGGCGCGGTGGTGATCGCCGCGATCACCTCGTGCACCAACACCTCCAACCCCAGCGTGATGCTCGGCGCGGGCCTGGTCGCCAAGAAGGCCGCGGCCAAGGGCCTGAAGGCGCAGCCGTGGGTGAAGACCTCCATCGGCCCGGGCTCCAAGGTGGTCACCGACTACCTGGAAAAGACCGGCCTGCTGAAGGAGCTGGAGAAGGTCGGCTTCTTCATCGTCGGCTACGGCTGCACCACCTGCATCGGTAACTCCGGCCCGCTGCCGCCCGAGATCAGCAAGGGCATCGCCGAGGGTGATCTGGCCGTGGCGTCGGTGTTGTCGGGCAACCGCAACTTCGAAGGCCGCGTGCATCCCGAAGTGAAGATGAACTACCTGGCCTCGCCGCCGCTGGTGGTCGCCTACGCGCTGGCGGGCACGCTCGACGTCGACCTCAGCAAGGATCCGCTGGGCACGGGCAGCGATGGCAAGCCGGTGTACCTCAAGGACATCTGGCCGACCAACCAGGAGATCTCGGACGTCGTGGGCAGCGCCCTCAATCCCGAGATGTTCGAGAAGAGCTACGCCGATGTGTTCAAGGGTGACACCCGCTGGAATCACATCGCCTCGCCGGATGGCGACGTGTACAAGTGGGACGACTCCACCTACATCAAGAACCCGCCCTACTTCGAAGGCATGAGCAAGGAGCCGGGTACCATCGAGGATGTCCACGGCGCGCGCGTGCTCGGCCTGTTTGGCGACTCGATCACCACTGACCACATCTCGCCGGCCGGCTCGATCAAGAAGGACAGCCCGGCGGGTCGTTTCCTTATTGCCAAGGGTGTGGATCCGAAGGACTTCAACTCCTACGGCTCGCGTCGCGGCAACGACGACGTGATGGTGCGCGGCACCTTCGCCAACATCCGCATCAAGAACCTCATGCTGGACGGCGTGGAGGGCGGCTACACCCTGTACGTGCCGAGCGGCGAGCAGATGGCGATCTACGATGCGGCCATGAAGTACAAGGCCGACAAGACGCCGCTGGTGGTCCTCGCCGGCAAGGAATACGGCACCGGTTCGTCACGTGACTGGGCGGCCAAGGGCACCCTGTTGCTGGGCGTGAAGGCGGTGATCGCCGAGAGCTTCGAGCGCATCCACCGCTCCAACCTGGTGGGCATGGGCGTGCTGCCGCTGCAGTTCGAGGACGGCCAGAACGCGCAGTCGCTGGGCCTGACCGGCAAGGAAACCTTCGACATCACCGGCCTCGACGGCGGCGAATCGAAGACCGCCAAGGTCACCGCCACCGGTGCCGACGGCAAGAAGAAGGAGTTCACCGTGAAGGTGCTGCTGCTCACGCCGAAGGAGCGCGAGTTCTTCCGTCATGGCGGCATCCTGCAGTACGTGCTGCGGCAGCTGGCGGGGAAGAACGCGACCTGA
- the scpB gene encoding SMC-Scp complex subunit ScpB: MQIEQLKPIIEAALLASTQPMTVPQLLELFGEEDEVGREEIGRTLEALAEDCAHRGVELREVGSGFRYQVKQHVHPWISRMWTEKPSRYSRALLETLALIAYRQPITRPEIEQIRGVVVSSNIIKTMEEREWIRVVGYRDVPGKPALFGTTRAFLDYFNLKSLDELPPLSEIRDMEDPQMSIAPEPLPAHVARDLPIDPDEEDETLVVAGEDTETDVTEPAGHHAPATHGTEGEAPGAVEEPHHETPEAMEVASSEPGAATHAEPQADTADEAATHADADQGDATQDTEEYRA; the protein is encoded by the coding sequence ATGCAGATCGAACAACTCAAACCCATCATCGAGGCGGCGTTGCTGGCATCCACCCAGCCGATGACCGTGCCTCAACTGCTGGAACTGTTCGGCGAAGAGGACGAGGTCGGCCGCGAAGAGATCGGCAGAACCCTCGAGGCCCTCGCGGAAGACTGCGCCCACCGCGGCGTCGAGTTGCGCGAGGTGGGCTCGGGTTTCCGCTATCAGGTGAAGCAGCACGTGCATCCGTGGATTTCCCGGATGTGGACCGAAAAGCCCAGCCGCTACTCGCGCGCCCTGCTGGAAACCCTGGCCCTGATCGCCTATCGCCAGCCGATCACCCGCCCGGAAATCGAGCAGATCCGCGGCGTGGTGGTGTCCTCCAACATCATCAAGACGATGGAAGAGCGCGAATGGATCCGCGTGGTGGGCTACCGCGACGTGCCCGGCAAGCCCGCGCTGTTCGGCACCACGCGCGCCTTCCTCGACTACTTCAACCTGAAGTCGCTCGATGAGTTGCCGCCGCTGTCGGAAATCCGCGACATGGAGGACCCGCAGATGAGCATCGCGCCGGAACCGCTGCCTGCCCATGTGGCGCGCGACCTACCGATCGACCCGGACGAAGAAGACGAAACCCTGGTGGTTGCCGGCGAAGACACCGAAACCGACGTCACCGAACCCGCCGGGCATCATGCCCCGGCAACCCACGGTACTGAGGGCGAAGCCCCCGGCGCCGTCGAAGAGCCCCATCATGAAACACCCGAGGCGATGGAAGTCGCCTCTTCCGAACCCGGCGCTGCCACGCACGCCGAGCCCCAAGCTGACACTGCCGACGAGGCAGCGACCCACGCGGACGCCGACCAAGGCGACGCCACGCAAGACACCGAGGAGTACCGCGCATGA
- a CDS encoding DNA polymerase IV, with amino-acid sequence MLPDERAIIHVDMDAFYASVEQRDRPELRGLPVIVAGLGPRGVVSTCSYEARRFGVRSAMSTAQARRLCPDGVYVWPDLARYEAVSDQVFEVFHEVTPLVEGLSLDEAFLDVTASQRLLGSIEVIGRRIKQAIRERTQLNASVGMGPNKLLAKLASEISKPDGFHRMAAGSAAAELAPLPVGRLWTVGKVTEQALHRLGIRTIGELAACDTVRLASALGRQVAGLQALARGEDDRCVEPAQAEQSIGAEHTFDVDVAELAMAEAWLLRHCERIAARARQQGLQGRTVVVKLREPPFETYTRQAQLPAPSASAGDLYKLAQALLGTWWRAQRRPRLRLLGVSLSGFAAKRQQDLFDDAPDRRVTDQVQDRINSRFGTGSLVRAGVLRTRGRD; translated from the coding sequence ATGCTGCCCGATGAACGCGCCATCATCCACGTCGACATGGACGCATTCTATGCGTCCGTGGAACAGCGCGACCGCCCGGAGCTGCGCGGGCTCCCGGTGATCGTGGCCGGACTGGGGCCTCGCGGCGTCGTCTCGACCTGCAGTTACGAGGCCCGCCGTTTCGGGGTGCGCTCGGCCATGTCCACGGCGCAGGCGCGCCGCCTGTGCCCTGACGGGGTCTACGTGTGGCCGGACCTGGCCCGCTACGAGGCGGTTTCCGACCAGGTATTCGAGGTGTTCCATGAGGTGACGCCGCTGGTCGAGGGGCTTTCGCTCGACGAGGCCTTTCTGGACGTCACCGCCAGCCAGCGCCTGCTGGGATCGATAGAGGTCATCGGGCGGCGGATCAAGCAGGCCATCCGAGAACGCACGCAGCTGAACGCCTCGGTGGGCATGGGCCCCAACAAGCTGCTGGCCAAGCTGGCCAGCGAGATCTCCAAGCCGGATGGCTTCCATCGCATGGCGGCCGGGAGCGCCGCCGCGGAGCTGGCTCCGTTGCCGGTGGGGCGGCTGTGGACCGTAGGCAAGGTGACCGAGCAGGCCCTGCATCGGCTGGGCATCCGCACCATTGGTGAATTGGCAGCATGTGACACGGTACGTCTGGCGAGTGCGCTAGGGCGTCAGGTTGCGGGCCTGCAGGCGCTTGCGCGGGGAGAGGACGACCGTTGCGTCGAACCGGCGCAGGCTGAACAATCCATCGGTGCGGAGCACACCTTCGACGTGGATGTGGCGGAGCTGGCGATGGCCGAAGCCTGGCTGCTCCGGCATTGCGAGCGGATCGCGGCGAGGGCGCGACAGCAGGGGCTGCAGGGGCGCACCGTGGTGGTGAAGCTCCGCGAGCCGCCGTTCGAGACGTATACCCGGCAGGCCCAGTTGCCGGCGCCCAGTGCATCTGCCGGCGATCTCTATAAATTGGCACAAGCCTTGCTTGGCACGTGGTGGAGGGCGCAGCGGCGACCGCGGCTGCGCCTGCTGGGCGTGAGCCTGTCGGGCTTTGCGGCCAAGCGACAGCAGGATCTGTTCGATGATGCGCCCGACCGGCGCGTGACCGACCAGGTGCAGGACCGGATCAACTCGCGGTTTGGCACGGGGAGCCTGGTTCGAGCAGGCGTGCTGAGGACGCGGGGGCGGGATTGA